One Halarcobacter ebronensis genomic window carries:
- a CDS encoding DUF4212 domain-containing protein: protein MSPEKAQAYWKENISTILKLLVVWFIVSFGCGILFINELNQIEISGVKLGFWFAQQGAIYAFVILIFVYVAKMASIDEKYGVHE, encoded by the coding sequence ATGAGTCCTGAGAAAGCTCAAGCTTATTGGAAAGAAAACATTTCAACTATACTTAAATTATTAGTTGTATGGTTTATTGTCTCTTTTGGTTGTGGAATTCTATTTATTAATGAACTTAATCAAATTGAAATTTCTGGTGTTAAATTAGGGTTTTGGTTTGCACAACAAGGTGCAATCTATGCATTCGTTATATTGATTTTTGTTTATGTTGCAAAAATGGCATCAATTGATGAAAAATATGGCGTACATGAATAG
- a CDS encoding CinA family protein, translated as MKDLLYITQEELIEFQNLLRENKKTITTAESCTGGLIASSITQISGSSDIFNGAVITYSNEIKSQELKVKKETLEKFGAVSKEVVEEMLDGVINKFNADFAIAVSGIAGPNGGTKNKPVGTVVIGISSKENKKEIEVCLFDGTRSEVQNKAAKYSLKKLFNFFQKSLDK; from the coding sequence AGAACTCATAGAGTTTCAAAATCTACTCCGAGAGAATAAAAAAACAATCACAACTGCTGAAAGCTGCACAGGAGGATTAATTGCCTCTTCAATAACACAAATATCTGGTTCATCAGATATCTTTAATGGTGCAGTGATTACCTACTCAAATGAGATTAAAAGTCAAGAGTTAAAGGTAAAAAAAGAGACTTTAGAAAAATTTGGTGCAGTGAGCAAAGAGGTTGTTGAAGAGATGTTAGATGGTGTAATAAATAAATTTAATGCAGATTTTGCAATTGCTGTAAGTGGTATAGCAGGGCCAAATGGTGGGACAAAAAACAAACCAGTTGGAACAGTTGTTATTGGTATTTCAAGTAAAGAAAATAAAAAAGAAATTGAGGTTTGTCTCTTTGATGGAACAAGAAGTGAAGTTCAAAACAAAGCTGCAAAATATTCTTTAAAAAAACTTTTCAATTTTTTTCAAAAAAGTCTTGACAAATAG
- a CDS encoding cache domain-containing protein: MIKAKSLYHLILYSIFFIIILTSSFTFIIIENAFDEFQEKIKIIKTDYENKQKDLIEADVKKSLKFINYYYNKFKDIKSENEIKNDILEALEKMRENEKLNNYLFIYDFDGTSIYYPISKEYIGKNLYEFKDPSGKKVIKELIDISKKKDGGFVQYIWYKPEIKDDALKISYAHAYEPLNWTVGRGIYLDEINKIVQIKKDEYDEKISNYILQIVSLTVMLVLYSIFIYKNATILIVNDVKEIGKYFKESQKDDLRIKQDRLIFGEFKVIANYAYDAMHNIKDKNTMLRDINKHLEETVNHQTKELQNLIDSQKKFLKNSVHEINTPLSIIRTNIDLLKMNTLKEENKYISNIESGAKIIQYIYDDLSYLIKKDRVDYPKEYIDFSLYLKERLNFFEGIATSNDLHFTTNIDEDIYIKFNRIELQRIIDNNISNSIKYSYAKSAIYVRLTYFKNDFIEFSVKTNSEKIENINKIFDDFYRENNSRGGFGLGLRIVKEICDKNLVIIKLESTDTETKFTYRFRINENTTS, from the coding sequence ATGATTAAAGCAAAATCCCTTTACCATCTTATTTTATACAGTATCTTTTTTATTATAATTTTAACCTCCTCTTTTACCTTTATAATTATTGAAAATGCTTTTGATGAATTTCAAGAGAAAATTAAAATAATAAAAACGGACTATGAGAATAAACAAAAAGATTTAATAGAAGCTGATGTAAAAAAGAGTCTAAAATTTATTAACTACTACTACAATAAATTCAAAGATATAAAAAGTGAAAATGAGATAAAAAATGATATTCTTGAAGCTTTAGAAAAGATGCGAGAGAATGAAAAACTAAACAATTATCTCTTTATTTATGACTTTGATGGAACATCAATTTATTATCCAATTTCAAAAGAGTATATAGGTAAAAATCTTTATGAGTTTAAAGACCCTTCTGGGAAAAAGGTTATAAAAGAGTTAATTGATATCTCAAAGAAAAAAGATGGCGGATTTGTACAATATATTTGGTATAAACCAGAAATAAAAGATGATGCCCTTAAAATCTCCTATGCTCACGCATATGAACCTCTTAATTGGACAGTTGGAAGAGGTATCTACCTAGATGAAATTAATAAGATTGTCCAAATAAAAAAAGATGAATATGATGAAAAGATATCTAACTATATTCTTCAAATTGTCTCTTTAACTGTTATGTTAGTTCTTTACTCTATTTTTATTTACAAAAATGCAACCATATTGATTGTTAACGATGTAAAAGAGATAGGGAAATATTTTAAAGAGTCACAAAAAGATGATCTTAGAATTAAACAGGACAGACTTATTTTTGGAGAGTTTAAAGTTATTGCAAACTATGCTTATGATGCAATGCACAATATCAAAGATAAAAATACAATGTTAAGGGATATAAATAAACACCTTGAAGAGACAGTAAATCATCAAACAAAAGAGCTTCAAAATCTAATTGATTCACAAAAGAAGTTTTTGAAAAACTCTGTACATGAGATAAATACTCCATTGTCTATTATAAGAACAAATATAGATCTACTTAAAATGAATACTTTAAAAGAGGAAAATAAATATATATCAAATATTGAAAGTGGCGCTAAAATCATTCAATATATATATGATGATCTTTCCTATTTAATAAAAAAAGACAGAGTTGATTATCCAAAAGAGTACATTGATTTCTCTTTATATTTGAAAGAGAGACTAAACTTTTTTGAAGGGATAGCTACTTCAAATGATTTACATTTTACAACTAATATTGATGAAGATATATATATTAAATTTAATAGAATAGAACTTCAAAGAATTATAGATAATAATATCTCTAACTCAATAAAATACTCTTATGCAAAATCTGCTATTTATGTAAGACTTACATATTTTAAAAATGATTTTATAGAGTTTAGCGTAAAAACAAACTCAGAAAAAATTGAAAATATAAATAAGATTTTTGATGATTTTTATAGAGAAAATAACTCTCGAGGAGGCTTTGGACTGGGGCTTAGGATTGTAAAAGAAATATGTGATAAAAATTTGGTTATAATCAAACTTGAATCTACTGACACTGAAACAAAATTTACTTATAGGTTTAGAATAAATGAAAATACTACTTCTTGA
- a CDS encoding response regulator transcription factor: MKILLLEDELMLNNAISEYLRSIGHMVESFTDGEEVINSIDISYDLLVLDINVPKKDGFEILQELNMKRIYIPTIFITALNDIEDITRAYDLGCREYIKKPFHLEELGIKINQILKKDQKTTSHIRFSENYSYSKDKKTLYFNGEPQTLTKKQLDIIHILALNINMIVDFEKFRMDIWSGENIDNPTIRAEISRLKKALKEDFIKNIRGLGYKIDRFYSV; the protein is encoded by the coding sequence ATGAAAATACTACTTCTTGAAGATGAATTAATGTTGAATAATGCAATCTCAGAATATCTAAGAAGCATTGGGCATATGGTTGAAAGTTTCACTGATGGTGAAGAGGTAATAAATAGTATAGATATAAGTTATGACTTACTTGTACTAGATATAAATGTACCTAAAAAAGATGGGTTTGAGATTTTACAAGAGCTTAATATGAAAAGAATCTATATTCCAACAATATTTATAACAGCTTTAAATGATATAGAAGATATCACAAGAGCATATGATTTGGGTTGTAGAGAGTACATTAAAAAACCTTTTCATTTAGAAGAGTTAGGAATTAAGATAAATCAAATACTAAAAAAAGACCAAAAAACAACTTCTCATATTAGATTTTCAGAGAATTACTCTTATTCAAAAGATAAAAAGACTCTATATTTTAATGGTGAACCTCAAACTTTAACTAAAAAACAGCTTGATATTATTCATATTTTGGCACTTAATATAAATATGATTGTTGACTTTGAAAAGTTTAGAATGGATATTTGGAGTGGAGAAAATATTGACAATCCAACTATAAGAGCAGAGATTTCTAGACTAAAAAAAGCACTAAAAGAGGATTTTATAAAAAATATTAGAGGTCTTGGTTATAAAATTGATAGATTTTATTCAGTTTAA